In a genomic window of Taylorella equigenitalis ATCC 35865:
- the lepB gene encoding signal peptidase I, translating into MDIVFLVLVIVTFTAMALEKYVLKPRRIRLYGSEADKYSNGFLNYIGSLFGLVLFIFLLRAFVVEPFRIPSGSMLPTLQKGDFILVNKFKYGLRFPIINQKLVSLGSPNRGDIVVFRYPLNTSQDYIKRIIGIPGDVIVYENKQLYVNGKAIESISDGPYVKAEQQSGKPELYKEKLFSIEHGILQMPGLYPIKPIEQFEGIESCKYYLQSAVECKVPEGHYFVMGDNRDNSLDSRYWGFVPDKYLAGKAFFIWLNFEDFGRIGPIK; encoded by the coding sequence ATGGATATAGTATTTTTAGTTTTAGTTATAGTTACTTTTACTGCAATGGCTTTAGAAAAATATGTTCTAAAACCTAGAAGAATTAGACTTTATGGATCAGAGGCAGATAAGTACTCAAATGGTTTTCTTAACTATATAGGCAGTCTTTTTGGCTTGGTACTTTTTATATTTTTACTAAGGGCATTTGTAGTAGAACCGTTTAGGATTCCGTCAGGTTCTATGCTACCTACTCTTCAAAAAGGGGATTTTATATTAGTAAATAAATTTAAATATGGGCTTCGATTTCCAATTATTAATCAAAAATTAGTCTCTTTAGGCAGTCCAAATAGAGGGGATATTGTTGTGTTTAGGTATCCACTCAATACTAGCCAGGACTATATAAAGCGCATTATAGGTATTCCAGGTGATGTGATAGTTTACGAAAATAAGCAACTTTACGTTAACGGTAAGGCTATTGAATCTATTTCTGATGGCCCATATGTTAAAGCAGAACAACAATCTGGCAAACCAGAACTTTATAAAGAGAAATTATTCTCTATAGAGCATGGTATCCTACAGATGCCTGGCTTATATCCTATTAAACCTATAGAGCAGTTTGAAGGAATAGAATCTTGTAAGTACTACTTACAATCTGCAGTTGAATGTAAAGTTCCTGAAGGTCATTATTTTGTAATGGGTGATAATAGGGATAATAGCCTTGATAGCAGATATTGGGGGTTTGTGCCTGATAAATATTTAGCAGGAAAAGCATTTTTTATATGGTTGAATTTTGAAGACTTTGGTCGTATAGGTCCAATCAAATAG
- the rnc gene encoding ribonuclease III encodes MKLDELQKKLNYSFKDIKLLNRALTHRSFSSTHNERLEFLGDSILNFSVASLLFKKLKDQAEGDLTRIRASYVNQDTLAKIANNLKLQDLIKLGEGELKSGGFKRPSILADAVEAIFGAIYIDSNIEQAQKVVESIYEPLMKNVDFSTVGRDSKTLLQEFVQAKRVPLPSYKVLNITGAAHDQEFEVECTVELFDVSAQAVGASRRSAEQAAATLVLEKLKK; translated from the coding sequence ATGAAATTAGATGAACTACAGAAAAAATTAAATTATTCATTTAAAGATATTAAACTTCTAAATAGGGCTTTAACCCATAGAAGTTTTAGTTCCACTCATAATGAAAGATTGGAGTTTTTAGGTGATTCAATTTTAAATTTTTCTGTAGCCTCTTTATTGTTTAAAAAATTAAAAGATCAGGCTGAAGGCGATTTAACTAGAATTAGGGCTAGTTACGTTAATCAAGATACCCTGGCTAAAATAGCTAACAATTTAAAATTGCAAGACCTTATTAAATTAGGTGAAGGTGAATTAAAAAGCGGTGGTTTTAAAAGACCATCAATCCTAGCAGATGCTGTAGAAGCTATTTTTGGTGCAATTTATATTGATAGTAATATTGAACAAGCCCAAAAGGTGGTTGAAAGCATTTATGAACCACTAATGAAAAATGTGGATTTTTCAACTGTGGGTCGGGATTCAAAAACACTTTTACAAGAATTTGTTCAGGCGAAAAGAGTTCCATTGCCATCATATAAAGTTCTTAATATTACAGGAGCTGCTCACGATCAGGAATTCGAAGTTGAATGTACAGTGGAACTTTTTGATGTTTCTGCACAGGCCGTGGGAGCTAGTCGTAGATCTGCTGAGCAAGCAGCCGCTACTCTAGTTTTGGAAAAATTAAAAAAATAA
- the era gene encoding GTPase Era → MPNKNLKAGYIAVVGRPNVGKSTLMNALIDSKISIVSRKAQTTRHRIHGVLTKDSVQYIFVDTPGFQTRHGGTMNNMMNRVVTSTLNDVDVILHVVEAGKWNDGDAQIIPLLPKNKPAILVLSKVDLLKDKNSLFAFTKDILQKHTYEAVVPVSSEKTIQLDTLLDEISIRLPESEHLFDEEAITDRSIKFIASEIIREKIFRLVGDELPYECTVVIEKWDEEASGTSINACILVERENHKPILLGTKGMHMKRIASEARQDISKLIDKPVYLEIFIKVRKGWSSDEAHLRNLGYE, encoded by the coding sequence ATGCCAAATAAGAATTTAAAAGCAGGGTATATCGCAGTTGTAGGTAGGCCAAATGTAGGCAAGTCTACTTTAATGAATGCCTTAATCGATAGCAAAATATCGATTGTTTCCCGCAAAGCTCAAACCACAAGGCATCGCATTCATGGTGTTCTTACTAAAGATTCAGTACAGTATATTTTTGTAGACACACCAGGATTTCAAACCCGACATGGTGGCACCATGAACAACATGATGAATAGGGTGGTTACTTCTACTTTAAATGATGTAGATGTAATTCTTCATGTGGTTGAGGCTGGTAAATGGAACGATGGTGATGCTCAAATTATTCCTCTGCTTCCGAAAAACAAACCCGCAATCCTAGTTCTAAGTAAAGTTGATCTATTGAAGGATAAGAACTCTTTATTTGCTTTTACTAAGGATATTCTACAAAAGCATACCTATGAAGCAGTTGTTCCAGTAAGCTCAGAAAAAACAATTCAACTTGATACATTACTGGATGAAATTTCCATTAGGTTGCCTGAAAGTGAGCATTTGTTTGATGAGGAAGCAATTACAGATAGAAGTATAAAATTTATTGCTTCTGAAATTATTAGAGAAAAGATTTTTCGATTAGTGGGAGATGAACTCCCTTATGAGTGTACAGTAGTAATTGAGAAATGGGATGAGGAGGCTTCAGGCACTAGCATAAATGCATGTATTTTAGTGGAGAGGGAAAATCATAAACCGATTCTACTCGGTACTAAAGGGATGCATATGAAAAGAATAGCATCCGAAGCACGACAAGACATATCTAAACTTATCGATAAACCCGTATATCTTGAAATATTCATTAAGGTACGTAAGGGTTGGTCTAGCGACGAAGCTCATTTGCGTAATCTTGGGTATGAGTAA
- the recO gene encoding DNA repair protein RecO has protein sequence MATLKKKVSEAKAFVLHSISWSDNSLIVNVFSREYGLIAGVAKSAKRPYSVLRPINAHFQPLLVSWSGSGELKTITKVETDGFYCIPERALMSAWYLNELILRGVAKEDPHEKLFDCYKDALLGLVSDTDPRIVLRRFEWQWLCEIGYGLDSAEPDFYDLKKEPELRNELRLNISKALNRSTLNVRENLNHLSKLIATRSHTEDT, from the coding sequence ATGGCAACCCTAAAAAAGAAAGTTTCGGAAGCTAAAGCTTTTGTTCTGCACAGTATATCTTGGAGTGATAACTCCCTTATAGTGAATGTTTTTTCTCGTGAATATGGATTGATAGCGGGCGTTGCCAAAAGTGCTAAAAGACCCTATTCAGTTTTAAGACCTATTAACGCTCATTTTCAACCACTACTCGTAAGCTGGTCTGGGTCTGGTGAACTTAAAACCATTACAAAAGTTGAAACCGATGGATTTTATTGCATTCCAGAACGTGCTTTGATGTCTGCTTGGTATCTAAATGAACTAATCTTGAGAGGAGTAGCCAAAGAAGATCCGCACGAAAAGCTTTTTGATTGTTATAAAGATGCGCTATTAGGCTTGGTTTCAGACACAGACCCGCGTATAGTACTAAGACGTTTTGAGTGGCAATGGCTATGCGAAATTGGTTATGGATTAGATTCGGCAGAACCCGATTTTTACGATTTAAAAAAAGAGCCTGAATTGCGAAATGAACTCAGGCTCAATATATCAAAAGCTTTAAATAGATCGACTCTTAATGTAAGAGAAAATCTAAATCATCTCTCAAAATTAATCGCTACTAGAAGTCATACCGAAGATACTTAG
- a CDS encoding Bax inhibitor-1/YccA family protein produces the protein MNNFGRPSDSLSQDSFRGNGQAIAKAKNKVLSQTYVLLAISIAVAALGALVGMQFNIFAGMRPFMQFAIFMIGVYGLMFLVVKNRNSAAGVGFLLAFTFFMGLTLSNLISSILMLANGPSLILYAFGSTATIFFIMATLANVIKKDLSFISKFLFIGLIACIIGAVANIFLLIPALSLALATVVVIICSLYLLVDVQRIINGGETNYIMATMSIFISLYNIFSSLLSIFGMTSSSD, from the coding sequence ATGAATAATTTCGGTAGACCTTCTGATTCATTGTCTCAGGATTCTTTCCGCGGAAATGGTCAGGCGATTGCTAAAGCTAAGAATAAAGTTCTTAGTCAGACATATGTATTGCTAGCTATATCTATTGCGGTTGCAGCATTGGGTGCTTTAGTTGGCATGCAGTTTAACATTTTTGCTGGCATGAGACCTTTTATGCAATTTGCTATTTTTATGATAGGTGTTTATGGTCTCATGTTTCTTGTAGTTAAAAATCGTAATTCAGCTGCAGGAGTTGGGTTCTTGTTAGCATTTACTTTCTTTATGGGGCTTACCTTAAGCAACTTAATTTCAAGTATCCTTATGCTAGCAAATGGACCTTCTCTTATCCTTTACGCTTTCGGCTCTACGGCTACTATATTCTTTATCATGGCAACCTTGGCTAATGTTATAAAGAAAGACCTAAGTTTTATAAGTAAGTTTTTATTTATTGGTCTTATTGCTTGCATTATAGGTGCTGTGGCTAATATTTTCTTGCTCATACCTGCACTATCTCTAGCCTTAGCGACAGTTGTAGTTATTATCTGCTCTTTATATTTACTTGTTGATGTTCAAAGAATAATAAATGGTGGAGAAACTAACTATATTATGGCGACTATGAGTATTTTCATCAGTCTATATAATATTTTCTCAAGCTTACTAAGTATCTTCGGTATGACTTCTAGTAGCGATTAA
- a CDS encoding DNA polymerase III subunit chi, translated as MSEVYEAHGARSIDDIITMSVNSVSAHYSKGRSILVYCHDPKLANKFSERLWSKDDCNFIPHYFAGDDIVIPPRIIICNEDINDWFKKLNPQPYFLLNLSTDYLKEATLFENILEFVMSESESKRLARDRVLKYKQDGHEIKYFEFKYN; from the coding sequence GTGTCTGAAGTATACGAAGCTCACGGAGCCAGAAGCATAGATGACATAATCACTATGTCAGTAAACTCCGTGAGTGCTCATTATTCAAAGGGTCGTAGCATACTGGTGTATTGCCACGATCCAAAACTAGCAAATAAATTTAGTGAAAGATTGTGGTCTAAGGATGATTGCAATTTCATTCCTCATTATTTTGCGGGGGATGATATTGTAATTCCCCCTAGAATCATTATATGTAATGAAGATATTAATGACTGGTTTAAAAAGTTAAACCCTCAACCTTATTTTTTGCTTAATTTGAGTACGGATTATTTGAAAGAAGCGACTTTATTCGAAAATATTCTTGAGTTTGTTATGAGTGAGAGCGAGTCAAAAAGATTAGCTCGAGATAGAGTACTTAAATACAAACAAGACGGGCATGAAATTAAATATTTTGAGTTTAAATATAATTAA
- a CDS encoding leucyl aminopeptidase: MQFTVHNTADILKIKTPALFVGVFKEGKHGVISKDLPNSAEIKNIIRKEFRCGLGDAYMMRDVPGFAAEKVVLIGMGEEDKFDMKALEDAHCAVTCFMEEYSIKEGVSTLLDEEALFKNHEEITLKDATIVAARKVHYSNYKYTSTFKEIPDHNVLKKFGFTTSKENTKLVKDAIATGKAIADGMLLTMQLGDLPSNICTPTYLGNCAKDLAKEYKEIKAEVLGRKQIESLKMGAFLSVAAGASEEPALITLRYTPTKKSSKKPLVFVGKGVTFDSGGISLKNKSGMDEMKFDMCGAASVFGVLKAVAEIGFDREIIGVVAATENMPSSYATKPGDVVTSMSGKTIEILNTDAEGRLLLADALTYVDKFNPEVVIDIATLTSAIIQALGHVHAGVFSNDEDLADALVDAGEIANDTAWKMPLDEQFAEKLKSNFADCANIGCGVAGSAVAAAFLEKFIGDYKWAHIDIAGVAWNRGDNKGASGRPVALLMAYLLNQ, from the coding sequence ATGCAATTCACCGTTCATAATACAGCAGATATTTTAAAAATCAAAACACCAGCTTTATTTGTTGGTGTATTTAAAGAGGGAAAACACGGCGTTATTTCCAAAGACTTACCTAACAGTGCAGAAATTAAAAATATCATCCGCAAAGAGTTTAGATGTGGTCTAGGCGATGCTTATATGATGCGTGATGTTCCTGGTTTTGCAGCTGAAAAAGTAGTACTTATAGGCATGGGCGAAGAAGATAAATTTGACATGAAAGCTCTAGAGGATGCTCATTGTGCTGTTACTTGTTTTATGGAGGAGTACAGCATAAAAGAAGGTGTAAGCACACTTTTAGATGAAGAGGCTTTATTTAAAAATCACGAGGAAATAACCCTAAAAGATGCAACTATAGTTGCTGCACGTAAAGTTCACTACTCTAACTACAAATACACAAGTACATTCAAAGAGATTCCAGACCATAATGTTCTTAAAAAATTTGGATTTACTACTTCTAAAGAAAACACTAAATTGGTTAAGGATGCCATTGCCACAGGTAAAGCTATTGCAGATGGCATGCTTCTAACTATGCAATTAGGTGATTTGCCGAGCAATATTTGCACACCTACATATTTAGGTAATTGTGCTAAAGATTTAGCTAAAGAATACAAAGAAATTAAAGCTGAAGTTTTAGGACGTAAGCAAATAGAATCATTAAAAATGGGTGCATTTCTATCAGTAGCAGCTGGTGCTTCTGAGGAGCCTGCCCTTATAACACTTAGATATACTCCAACTAAGAAATCTAGCAAAAAACCGTTAGTCTTTGTTGGAAAAGGTGTCACTTTCGATTCAGGCGGTATTTCATTAAAAAACAAATCTGGTATGGATGAGATGAAATTCGACATGTGCGGTGCTGCTTCAGTTTTCGGCGTTCTTAAGGCTGTAGCGGAAATCGGATTTGATCGCGAAATTATCGGTGTTGTAGCAGCTACCGAAAATATGCCTAGCAGTTATGCAACTAAACCAGGTGACGTAGTTACTAGCATGTCTGGTAAAACCATTGAAATTCTTAATACTGATGCTGAAGGACGCTTGTTGCTAGCAGATGCTTTAACTTATGTGGATAAATTTAATCCCGAGGTTGTAATTGATATTGCCACTCTAACAAGTGCAATTATTCAGGCTCTCGGTCATGTCCATGCTGGCGTTTTCTCAAACGATGAAGATCTTGCAGATGCATTGGTTGATGCTGGTGAAATTGCAAATGACACAGCTTGGAAAATGCCTCTAGATGAGCAATTTGCAGAAAAACTTAAAAGTAATTTTGCCGATTGTGCAAATATAGGTTGTGGCGTTGCTGGATCTGCAGTGGCAGCTGCTTTCCTAGAAAAATTTATTGGCGATTATAAATGGGCTCACATTGATATAGCTGGAGTTGCTTGGAACCGAGGCGATAACAAAGGTGCATCTGGTCGTCCTGTTGCATTGTTAATGGCATATTTGCTTAATCAATAA
- the lptF gene encoding LPS export ABC transporter permease LptF translates to MILFKRSVVSEILNNAGVVFSTLLIVWLSVLLARLLAQAASGIIGPDLVLGISAFSSITALPIILIVSLFISIITTVSRNYREQEMYVWFTTGVSLVDWIKPVLRIAIPVSVVIAILTIVTSPWAYLQIEEYRQRYAQRSDFSKIVQGQFLETDAGARVFFIEPSENNNHEFGKIFAREVTEEWISILNADYGDFKTNFETGERYIELGSGTRYDIRIGTPEFRASKFSSVTMNINQKNSYTEEQIRTRALEKIKARPFTQLIKDNNSRSDSQILWRLSLPLAALNLALLGIPLGSVNPRMGKSADIFMAALVGMLYMNLLNVMRGWVAAEQIGLWTGFVLVNGLFSALAVFLFWYKLRIRKPKKHNEYSAI, encoded by the coding sequence ATGATTCTATTTAAACGCTCAGTTGTTTCCGAAATACTAAATAATGCAGGGGTAGTATTTTCTACGCTTTTGATAGTTTGGCTTAGTGTTCTTTTAGCTAGACTGTTAGCTCAAGCTGCTTCAGGTATCATAGGTCCCGATTTGGTGTTGGGTATTTCGGCTTTCTCTAGTATTACAGCGTTGCCTATTATCTTAATAGTGTCTTTGTTTATTTCTATCATAACTACGGTTTCTAGAAATTACCGGGAGCAGGAGATGTACGTATGGTTTACAACTGGAGTATCCCTTGTAGATTGGATTAAACCAGTACTTAGAATAGCTATTCCAGTAAGTGTAGTTATAGCCATCCTAACTATAGTCACATCACCATGGGCCTATTTGCAAATTGAAGAGTATCGCCAAAGATATGCTCAGAGATCTGATTTTTCTAAAATAGTGCAGGGTCAGTTTTTAGAAACTGATGCAGGAGCTCGAGTTTTCTTTATAGAGCCATCGGAAAATAATAATCACGAATTCGGAAAAATTTTTGCTAGAGAAGTTACAGAAGAGTGGATTAGTATACTTAATGCAGACTATGGGGACTTTAAGACTAATTTTGAAACTGGCGAAAGATATATAGAATTAGGCTCTGGAACTAGATATGACATTAGAATTGGCACACCAGAATTTAGAGCTTCTAAATTTAGTTCTGTAACCATGAATATAAATCAGAAAAATTCATACACGGAAGAGCAGATTAGGACCAGGGCATTAGAAAAAATTAAGGCACGACCTTTTACTCAACTAATTAAAGATAACAATTCTCGAAGTGATTCTCAGATTTTGTGGAGATTGTCATTGCCACTAGCTGCTTTAAATTTGGCTTTATTGGGGATTCCATTAGGATCAGTTAATCCTCGTATGGGTAAATCAGCTGATATATTTATGGCAGCTTTAGTTGGTATGCTTTATATGAATTTACTTAATGTCATGCGTGGTTGGGTAGCCGCTGAGCAGATAGGTCTATGGACTGGGTTTGTGCTCGTTAACGGGTTATTTAGTGCTTTAGCCGTGTTTCTGTTTTGGTATAAATTAAGAATTAGAAAACCTAAAAAACACAATGAATATTCAGCAATTTAG
- a CDS encoding CysB family HTH-type transcriptional regulator produces the protein MNIQQFRYVLETVNNNFNLTDAAKKLHTSQPGISKSIIELEEELGFQIFERNGKRLRGLTKPGKAVVSVIRRLILEVENIKRLSNEYVSHDEGVLVIGCTHTQARYFLPEIILDFKKRYPGVQVSLIESSPPQLANMLLNDELDVAFATETLAQVPGVVIFPCYDWQHFLVMREDHELAELTSSQIKELSLEDISKYPLITYSIQFTGRPSIDAAFEKAGIESNIVLEAIDADVIKTYVDVGLGLGIIAGMAYDPRRDRGLIGIPVGHLFGHHISKIGLRKGVFARDYVFEFIRMCAPGVEKKKIIELLHENLF, from the coding sequence ATGAATATTCAGCAATTTAGATACGTACTTGAAACTGTAAATAATAACTTTAATTTAACAGATGCCGCTAAGAAACTTCATACTTCTCAGCCTGGTATTTCTAAGTCAATTATTGAGTTAGAAGAGGAATTGGGATTTCAGATATTTGAACGAAATGGAAAAAGACTTAGAGGGTTAACTAAACCAGGAAAAGCAGTCGTATCCGTTATTAGAAGGCTTATTCTTGAAGTTGAAAATATTAAGAGATTAAGCAATGAGTATGTGAGTCATGATGAAGGTGTATTAGTTATAGGCTGTACGCATACTCAAGCGAGGTATTTTCTACCTGAAATTATTTTAGACTTTAAAAAAAGATATCCTGGCGTACAAGTTTCGTTAATTGAAAGTAGCCCACCACAATTAGCAAACATGTTACTTAATGATGAGTTAGATGTTGCCTTTGCTACAGAAACACTTGCACAAGTGCCTGGGGTTGTGATTTTTCCCTGTTATGACTGGCAGCACTTTTTAGTTATGAGAGAGGATCATGAGTTGGCTGAACTCACATCTTCACAAATTAAAGAATTATCTTTGGAAGATATTTCAAAGTATCCGCTTATAACTTATTCAATACAGTTCACTGGTAGGCCATCTATTGATGCGGCCTTTGAAAAAGCAGGCATAGAAAGCAATATAGTCTTAGAGGCAATAGATGCCGACGTTATAAAAACATATGTTGATGTTGGTTTGGGTTTGGGTATTATTGCAGGTATGGCATATGACCCAAGGCGAGATAGGGGGCTTATTGGAATTCCAGTAGGGCATCTTTTTGGACATCACATATCAAAGATAGGATTACGTAAGGGTGTATTTGCTAGAGATTATGTGTTTGAGTTTATCCGGATGTGTGCACCTGGAGTGGAAAAGAAAAAAATTATTGAACTACTGCACGAAAATCTTTTTTAA
- a CDS encoding TetR/AcrR family transcriptional regulator — MSEDKLSKAILTRRQILNAAEKLIVEKGYESASMRDITQLAGVNLASVNYHFGSKDALIAAVLKRRLGAINKERLEKLDALEARAAGKPVRPSQLIYAFFGSLVAHAGEDDHDGNIYLKILEQTMLSPSDFVTTVVAQENALVFERYRQAFFKAMPDVPEEEILWRFQFMLGATSYAISGIQALLEHTENLHATSTKLSDKRLKKRLLSFLLGGLYAPLPKFRDSNQD; from the coding sequence ATGAGCGAAGATAAGCTAAGTAAAGCCATATTAACTAGAAGGCAAATTCTAAATGCCGCTGAAAAACTTATAGTAGAAAAAGGTTATGAGAGTGCCTCTATGCGAGATATTACGCAATTAGCTGGCGTTAACCTTGCATCTGTTAATTACCACTTTGGCAGTAAGGACGCTTTGATTGCAGCTGTACTTAAAAGAAGGCTGGGAGCAATTAATAAAGAAAGGCTAGAAAAGCTAGATGCATTAGAAGCTAGAGCAGCTGGTAAACCAGTAAGACCTTCTCAATTAATATATGCCTTTTTTGGAAGTCTCGTAGCACATGCTGGTGAGGATGACCATGACGGCAATATTTATTTAAAAATACTGGAACAGACGATGTTAAGTCCTAGTGATTTTGTAACCACAGTGGTCGCACAAGAGAATGCTTTGGTATTTGAAAGGTATAGACAAGCATTTTTCAAAGCCATGCCAGATGTGCCAGAAGAAGAAATTCTTTGGAGATTCCAATTTATGTTGGGAGCTACTTCTTATGCGATTTCAGGTATTCAAGCCCTACTGGAACATACAGAAAATTTACATGCCACTAGTACCAAACTTAGCGATAAAAGGCTTAAAAAGCGATTACTAAGTTTTCTTTTAGGTGGATTGTATGCCCCTTTGCCTAAATTCAGAGATTCAAATCAAGATTAA
- a CDS encoding DUF2325 domain-containing protein, translating into MEVATQMNAVVVGADRLGKLPDILKAHNIKINKHITGRDPAHQKKALSLPSGTDILVLLTDFLGHNVMRSFRNVAEKQNIPIVACKRSVCSLQTALEQCPHVCERCPRRVKV; encoded by the coding sequence ATGGAAGTTGCAACACAAATGAATGCTGTGGTAGTGGGAGCCGATAGATTAGGCAAGTTACCAGATATTCTAAAGGCACACAATATAAAGATTAATAAGCATATCACAGGTCGTGATCCAGCACACCAAAAGAAAGCATTGTCATTGCCATCAGGTACAGATATTTTAGTTTTATTGACTGATTTCTTAGGTCATAATGTAATGCGATCTTTTAGAAACGTAGCTGAGAAACAAAATATTCCTATTGTCGCATGTAAGCGCTCGGTGTGTAGCCTTCAAACTGCACTTGAACAATGTCCGCATGTATGTGAGCGCTGTCCTAGAAGGGTAAAGGTATGA
- a CDS encoding C40 family peptidase, which yields MNPPKSLNSIVISSLRGIGQSLIYKNLCCFLSVGLITLSAHSQTIGQLDKSLDLSNSDEISDIISKVSLPLSDSEPSTLASAPEDTVAPAQDLESSKEVAEVLNPDPIQSLIEHEDLSDIQVDLKSEPLPAVATAKSSKLVQGALNFIGVKYRYGGTTPSGFDCSGLIYYTADKYMGIKLPRIASNMAKVGTKVSRESLKPGDLVFFNTRGRRNSHVGIYVGDNKFLHAPRTGAKVRIENISTYWSKRFNGARRLN from the coding sequence ATGAATCCGCCTAAGTCATTGAATTCTATTGTTATTTCTAGTTTGAGAGGGATAGGTCAAAGTTTAATTTACAAAAATTTATGTTGTTTTTTAAGCGTAGGACTTATAACCTTATCTGCTCATTCTCAAACTATAGGTCAGTTAGATAAATCGCTAGATTTATCAAATTCAGATGAAATTTCTGACATTATCTCAAAAGTATCCCTTCCTTTATCAGATTCAGAACCTTCTACATTAGCATCAGCACCAGAGGATACAGTCGCACCTGCTCAAGATTTAGAAAGCTCTAAAGAGGTTGCAGAAGTCCTTAATCCTGATCCTATTCAAAGCCTTATTGAGCATGAGGATCTTTCAGATATACAGGTGGATTTGAAGTCAGAACCATTGCCAGCAGTGGCTACTGCGAAATCAAGCAAACTAGTGCAGGGAGCTTTAAACTTCATAGGAGTTAAGTATAGATACGGCGGTACCACTCCTAGTGGATTTGATTGCTCTGGATTAATCTATTACACAGCGGATAAGTATATGGGTATTAAGCTTCCGCGTATCGCCTCAAACATGGCTAAAGTTGGTACTAAGGTTTCTCGTGAGAGTCTTAAACCTGGCGATTTAGTATTTTTTAATACTCGCGGTCGTCGTAATTCTCATGTAGGCATCTATGTCGGGGATAATAAATTCCTACATGCCCCACGAACCGGAGCTAAGGTAAGGATAGAAAATATATCGACTTACTGGTCAAAGCGTTTTAACGGAGCTAGAAGGCTTAACTAA